TCCGGCAGAACTTATGTGGACCCCCGTACCGGAAAGACGGTAGCAGCAACCACTAAGGTTAAACGCATCCTCGCGGTTGATGATGTTCGTTCGATGTCTTCTGGAACGCTTCAGGAAGAGGCCTATGCCGACTATGCCAATAAGATGAAAGACCTTGCCAACAAGGCCCGTCTTGAATACAAGGCTACCCCTACTCTGAAGCGCTCTGCCAGTGCGGCCAAGGCCTTTGAGCCCGAAGTGAACCGCCTTATGGCTGCTCTCAAGGTCGCACAGTTGAATGCTCCTCTTGAACGAGAGGCTCAACGAATTGCAAATGCTCGTGTAAAAGCAAAGGTTCAGGCAAACAACATTACTGACAAAGATGAGATTTCCAAGATCCGTCGTGCTGCTATCAGTGATGCCAGAAATTCTACTGGCGCAAGCGGAAAGCGAACTCGCATTACAATCAGCGATGGTGAATGGACTGCAATTCAGTCTGGTGCAATTTCAGACACAACCTTGAGCGAGATCTTGCGCTATGCCGAACCGAAAACTGTCAGAGAACGAGCAACGCCGAGAAGAACAACGCAGTTGTCCGATGCTCGCATTAGCAGAATCAAAGCAATGGCGAATTCTGGCAACACAAATGCTGAAATCGCTGAAGCTTTGGGAATTTCGACTTCTGCCGTTTCAAAGTATCTGAATTCATGAAAGGAAGTGAGAGAAAATGGCTCAATCATGCGCGCTAACTACGACAGACAATCCGTATGATCCCTTTACCCAGTACGATGCTTGGTATCGCTTTGATGAAGGCAAAGGCTATCACTCTTGCGCCTATCTGGCCCGTATAGCCAGGACCTCCGATCAGCTTTCAGATGCTGAAAACGAACAGGAACTTGAGCGTGCCATTGACGACATCATCAAATACGATCCCCTTGGGATCTACAAAAAGTAAAAGCAGACACAAAGGATTCGCCTTCCGTGAGTGCATAAAGGCTTTAGCAGCCTCTTTCGCTCAAATCGGGAGGCTTTATCTTTTGCTCTGCTTTTACAACACGATAAGTTTTAACTCCAAGTCACCTTTTGCTTAGCGAGATTACCTTGCTTTCTAAAAGGTATAGGGGGGGTCGCAAAAACAGCACCCCCTCTGCATCGCGGCGGTCTTTGAAAATTCTCCGGGGGATATTTTTGAAAAATGTTTTTCGGGGTTGGGGGCAGCCGGCGGGAGTTTTGGGCGACGAGACAGGGTTTGAACGGGCCCACAGGGCTGATATTTCACCTCCTGATGTGTTCTTCTTTCCATGGAATTGCCACGACCGGGTCATGCAAGTGCTTTCTCTACCTCCATCTTTCATTTGGGGATTTCTCCTTTCAACTTGTTCAGCCAGTCAGTTCTGTGGGTTCTTTCAAGCCCTGTCTCAAAGTCCAAATAAGTGATGCAAAACACAGCGAATACCATGATCAAACACAGCGAGAGGAGGTGGCAAGGATGGCAAAGGCCGCAAGATCATCTGAGAAAGTACCTAAATCCCGTGCGGCTCTTACTCCTGAAGCAAGAGAGAAGCAACTGATCGCCTTAGCCATTGATGTTGCCGAAGAGCAAATGCGCAACGGCACTGCTTCCTCTCAGGTGATTTCCCATTTTCTGAAACTCGGCTCCACCAGAGCCCAGATCGAAAAAGAATTGCTTGAGAAGCAGAGGGATCTTGCCGCGGCAAAGGCCGAAGCGATCGAGTCCTCCGCCAAGATGGAAGATCTGTACCTTAAGGCGGCCAAGGCTATGAAGAGCTATCAGGGGCAGGAGGATGAAGAGGATGAATATTAAAAGCTATTCAGAACTTGTTCTTCTTCCAACCTTTGAAGATCGCTTTGAGTATCTTCGGCTTGATGGCATCGTCGGCGAAACAACTTTTGGCTTCGACCGTTATATGAACCAGGTCTTTTACAGGTCGCTGGAATGGAAGAAGATCCGAGACACGGTGATCGCAAGAGATCTTGGCTGCGACCTCGGCATCGAAGGTCACGAGATATTTGGTCGAGTCATCATTCACCATCTGAACCCGATTCGGCAGAGAGATCTTCTGGAACGGACAGACATTCTGCTCGACCCTGAGTATCTCATCACAACGACCCATGAGACGCATCAGGCAATTCACTACGGTGACAAAAATCTGTTGCTCACCGAACCACCGCAGCGGGCAAGGAACGATACTTGCCCCTGGAAACATTAAACCAAAGGAGGAACCGACTATGCAGAATAATCCTCGTAAGCAGGACATCATTCAGGAGCTTCGCGGTAAGCGTCAGGATGTGACGGAACTCTGCACTGAGGCAGAAGCGGTCGATGAGCCGCACACTGGCTCCGGTATTGTTACGGATTGTCTCTATCTGAATGTACGTAAGCTGCCCGACATCAACGCAGATGTTGCGGTCGTCATTGACGTGCTGGCACAGGTCTGCGTTGACTTGGATGCGTCCACGGAAGACTTTTACAAAGTTCGCACTTCTGATGGGGTCGAGGGCTTTTGTATGAGAAAGTACATTGCCCTTTCCAAGTAAGGAGTGCATCTATGGATACGACTGAAAGCATCCTGACATCAGTGAAGAAGCTTCTCGGAATTGACGAGAGTTACACTCACTTTGACGCCGACCTCATCATGCACATCAACTCCGTCTTTTCCATTCTTGGGCAGATGGGAGTTGGCCCAAAGAAAGGTTTTGCCATTTCAGGGGCTGATGAAAAGTGGTCTGACTTTCTGGAGGATGACCCCGGTCGGCTTGCCCTTGTAAAATCTTATATGCACCTTAAAGTTCGGCTGCTTTTCGACCTGCCTACCGCTTCCTCTGCTGTTGACGCGATGAACCGTCAGATCAGCGAGTTTGAGTGGCGGCTTTTCGTGGCGGCCGATAATGCTGCAAGAGAGGGGGAAAGTCAAAATGGATGAACTTTGCCACTATGGCATCAAAGGCCAGAAATGGGGTGTTCGCCGTTTTCAGAATTCGGACGGCAGTTACACCTCTGAGGGAAAACGCCGCGCTCAGCAGGAGAAGAAAGATCCTGTGAAAGAGATGAAAGATGAAGACCTTAGAAAGGCAATCAATCGGTTATCTCTGGAAAACAAATATAAGGATCTGACTAAAAAGCCGACCCCGCCCTCCAAGCTTGAGTCGACCAAGAAAGCTGTGGATGCCACTTCTGAACTTGTCAATCGGGCGAAGAAGATGGATCAGGACAGCCGCAAGGCTACGAAGAAAGAGCGGATGGACCTGAGCAAGAAGACAGACAAGGAGCTTCGCGACCAGATCAACCGCGAGCTTTTGGAACGGCAGTACAACGATCTGTTTGCCAAGGAGTCGGTGTCCAAAGGCCGCCGCTATCTTTCCGATGTGCTTGACAACGCCGGAACGGTTTTGGCTGTCGGCAGCTCGGCTCTGAGCATTGCTCTCGCAATTCAGCAGTTGCAGAAGAAGGCGGGGTAATACTTGATGGCCCTGTCGAATACTGCTGTTCCCCGGTATTACGGAAAGTTTCGTGAAGCAGTGATTCGGGGTGAGATCCCTGTCTGCAAAGAGATTTCGATGGAGATGAACCGGATCGACGATCTGATCGCAAATCCAGGAATCTATTACGATGATAAAGCTGTTGAGGGCTGGATCAAGTATTGCGAGGCAGAGATGACCTTGACGGATGGTTCCGATCTTCACCTCCTTGACAGCTTCAAGCTGTGGGGCGAGCAGGTATTCGGCTGGTATTACTTTGTGGAGCGCACGGTCTATGAGCCGAACGCTGACGGACGAGGTGGGCACTATGTCAAGAAGATGATCAAGAAGCGGCTTGTGAACAAGCAATACCTGATCGTCGGACGAGGCGCCGCTAAGTCGATCTATGATTCGTGCATCCAATCATTCTTTGAGAATGTAGACACAAGTACGACCCATCAGATCACGACAGCTCCGACCATGAAGCTTGCCGAAGAGGTCATGTCACCGATCCGCACTGCCATCACAAGAGCCCGCGGCCCCGTATTCCAATTTCTGACACAAGGCTCGCTCCAGAACACGACTGGTTCACAGGCCAACCGCGTCAAGTTGGCCTCGACCAAGAAAGGCATTGAGAACTTTCTGACCGGCTCTCTCATTGAGATCCGCCCCATGTCGATCAACAAGCTGCAAGGTCTTCGATGCAAGATCGCAACCGTAGACGAGTGGCTCTCCGGCGACATTCGCGAGGATGTTATCGGCGCTATTGAGCAGGGCGCTTCCAAGGTGGACGACTATCTGATCGTGGCCACCAGTTCGGAGGGTACTGTTCGTAACGGCGCCGGCGATACCATCAAAATGGAGCTTATGAGCATTCTCAAAGGGATTATCCAAACCCGCATGTTTCGATCTGGTGGTACAAGCTCGACTCTGTCGACGAGGTCGGCTATCCGGAGATGTGGATGAAGGCAAACCCGAACATCGGAAAGACGGTAAGTTACGAGACTTATCAGCTTGATGTGGAACGCGCCGAGAAAGCGCCTGCCGCAAGGAATGATATTCTTGCCAAGCGTTTCGGATTGCCGATGGAGGGTTATACCTATTACTTCACCTACGAAGAGACACTGCCGCATCGCAAACGCGATTACTGGCAGATGGCTTGCGCGCTTGGCGGAGACCTTTCTCAGGGTGACGACTTCTGTTCGTTCACCTTTTTGTTCCCGCTACGTAACGGTTCCTTTGGTGTGAAGACCAGAAACTACATTACTTCCAGAACACTTAATAAGCTGCCCGCTGCTATGCGTAATAAGTATGAGCAGTTTATGGATGAGGGCAGTCTTGTCGTTTTGGATGGAACGGTTCTGGACCCTATGCAGGTCTATGAGGACTTGGACGAGTACATCGTTGCGTGTGGGTATGATGTCCGCTGCTTTGGCTATGACCCATACAACGCCAAGGAATTTGTGGAACGCTGGGCGGCTGAGAACGGCCCGTTCGGAATTGAGAAAGTCATTCAGGGCGCAAAGACGGAGTCCGTTCCATTGGGTGAGCTGAAGAAGCTGGCCGAAGACCGGATGCTCCTCTTTGACGAAGAGCTGATGACCTATGCCATGGGTAACTGCATCGCCATGGAAGATACCAACGGAAACCGGAAGCTGATGAAGAAGCGGTACGAGCAGAAAATCGACGCTGTGTCGGCTATGATGGATGCCTATATCGCTTACAAGCGGAATCCGGAAGCATTTGAATAAGAAACGAGGTGGAACATGGATTTTTACAACAAGCCATCTCCGGCCTTGTTTCTGATGCATTACGGTGTAAAAGGAATGAAGTGGGGTGTCAGGCGCACACCAGAAGAGTTGGGTCATAAGCCGAAGCAAATGGTTGAAAAAACCACAGAACCCGGTATAATAAAGACAACTGTTTATGGGCATAGCGCCACCCCAAAGCAAGCTGCCCCGAATTCTATCGCAGATCATGTTCGAGATGACGGAAAGGTCGATGTACGCAGTTTTTACGATGAAGATGGTTGGAAAGCAAAAGACATTCATTTGAGCAACCACGGAAATCCGAAGCATCATTCTTTTGGCGAACATGGGGAGCACATTGATCTCTATGAGTGGAATGAGGATGGCAGTGTGAAACGCATTGAACGGCGTGAACTAACAGATGATGAGAGAAAGGAGAATGAAGACATTCTATGACTTTGAATGAACTGAAAGCCGCTATTTTGGAGAATGGAACGGGCATCTACTTTGAGTTTAACGGAAAAAAGTGTGGTGTTGAGCCTGAAGTTCAGAATTCCATATTTACATTTACCATGTGGTATGGAGACAGCTTTAAGGACTATTCCGATTTCGATGAATTGCTGCTTGATGGTTTCTTTGATGGCAAGTCGATTGTCGATCTTCTTGACATCATCGAACCGAGTCTCTATTGAATTCAAAATGGAGAGCTAAATCATTTACAATGCTCCGCAGACTTTGAACGGTCTGCGGAATTTTTTATGCCATGAAGGAGGTGATGAGTTCCGAATGGAAATGACAGTTGCCACGCGGCTAAAGCACGCATGGAATACATTCATGAACCGAGATTCTTATGTTTCTCGGATGTCGATTGGGCCGAGTTACGGTTATCGCCCCGACCGTCCACTCTTCAGCCGTGGAAATGAGCGTTCGATCATTACCTCGGTCTATAACCGTATTGCGCTGGATGTCTCATCTATGACCGTTCAGCATGTGCGACTGGATGGCAGCGACCGATTCAAGGAGGTCATCGAGAGTGGGCTTAATAACTGTTTAACGGTAGAAGCCAATGTTGACCAGACCGGAAGGGCTTTTATGCAGGACATTGTTATGTCGATGCTGGACGAGGGCTGCGTTGCTATCATCCCTGTCGATACAAACTTTGATCCTGAGAAAACCGGCGGCATTGACATCGAGACGATGCGGACCGGCAAGATTCTTGAATGGTTCCCGCAGCATGTAAAGGTTCGCGTCTACAATGACCAGCGCGGTGAGAAAGAGGATATTCTTGTCCCCAAGAGTACCGTCGGCATTGTGGAGAATCCTTTCTATGCTGTCATGAATGAACCGAACTCTACGATGCAGCGGCTTATCCGAAAGCTGAACCTGCTGGACGCCATTGACGAGCAGAACAGTTCCGGAAAGCTGAACCTCATCATTCAGTTGCCGTATGTCATCAAGACAGAAGCACGTCGTCAACAGGCGGAATTGCGCCGACAAGATATCGAGAACCAGTTAGCCAGCTCCAAATACGGTGTTGCATACACTGACGGAACTGAGCATGTGGTCCAACTGAATCGCCCCGTCGAGAACAACCTGATGTCCCAGATCGAATACCTAACGAGTATGCTTTACAGCCAGTTAGGTTTGACCCAGGGCATTCTGGATGGCTCTGCCGACGATAAGACGATGCAGAACTACCTGACTCGAATCGTTGAGCCAATCCTCTCTGCCATTGTTGATGAGATCAAGAGGAAATTCCTCACAAAAACTGCTCGGTCGCAAAAGCAGTCCATCCTGTTCTTCCGAGATCCCTTCAAGCTGGTGCCTGTCGATAAGATCGCTGAGATGACTGACAAGTTCACCCGCAATGAGGTTATGACCTCGAATGAGATCCGGCAGAAGATCGGCATGAAGCCTTCTTCCGACCCAAAGGCGGACGAGCTGCGCAACAGCAATCTGAGCGCACCGGCGGAAAGCACGCCGGCATCAACACCGAAGGAGGACAACAATCAAAATGGAGAAGAAACTTAAGTACGACTTCAGCGGCTGGGCGACGCGCAATGACCTTGTGTGCAGTGATGGCCGCACCATTCGCCGTGATGCGTTTGCGCATTGCGACGGAAAGACCGTCCCCCTCGTATGGAATCACCAGCATGACGACCCGACCAATATTCTGGGCCATGCGCTGCTGGAAAACCGCGAGGATGGCGTTTACGCTTACTGCACATTCAACGAAACTGCTGCCGGTAAGGCTGCTAAGCTGATCGTGCAGCATGGAGATGTGGATTCCCTGTCCATCTATGCCAACGGCCTGAAGCAGCAGGGCGGAAATGTGATGCATGGTGACATCAAGGAGCTGAGCCTTGTGGTCGCCGGCGCAAATCCCGGAGCATTCATCGACTTTGTCGATCTTGCTCATGGAGAGGGCGCTGAGCAGGAAGTTATCTTCTGTGCCAACGAACCTATCACGCTCGCCCATGCAGATGAAGGCAAAGCTGATGACTCTGCCGATGACGGCAAGAAGTCCGCCGATGGCGACAAGAAAGACACCGGAGATGGCGATACCGTTGAAGATGTTATCAACAGCCTGACCGAAAAGCAGAAGACCGTTGTGGTTGCTCTACTCGCCAATGCTATGGCCCATAGCGATTCTGACAACGATGATGGCGAAGAGAAGAAGGACGACGGCCACATCGAACATTCTGACAAATCCGAAGGAGGAGATAAGACTATGAAACACAATGTTTTCGAGAAGCCTGAGGACAATCAGGCGACCACCCTGAGCCATTCCGCTCAGACCGAGATCATCGCCAGCGCCAAGCTCAAGAGCGTAGGCACTCTTCAGGGGGCTATGAAGCTCTACGCCGAGCAGCATAACGATACTCTGAAGCACGGTATCGACGACATCGAGGCCCTGTTCCCCGAGTATAAGGATCTGCGCACCGGCGCTCCTGAGCTCATCACCCGTGACCAGGGCTGGGTCAATGTGGTCATGAACAAGGTCCACAAGAGCCCTATCAGCCGTATCCGTACCCGCAACATGGATGCCCGCGGCGATGATATCCGCGCGCATGGGTACCAGAAGGGCAAGAAGAAGGTTCCTTCCGGCAACATGAAGCTGATGAAGCGCACCACCGATCCGCAGACCATCTACATCACTGACTCCATGCACCGCGATGACATCATCGATATCACCGATTTCGATGTGGTCGAGTACCAGTACGGTGTGATGCGTCAGACTCTGCTGGAAGAGGTCGCTACTGCTATCCTGATCGGTGATGGTCGCGATGAGGCGGATGAGCACAAGATCTCTGAGGAGCATGTCCGTTCTATCTGGAATGACGACGATCTCTACACCATTCACTATGATGTGGACATCGAGGCTGCCCGCAACGAGCTTCAGGGTACCGGCACCGCTTCCCGTTTCGGCGAGAACTACATCTACGCCGAGGCGATCATCACGGCTGCCCTTTACTCCCGCGAGAAGTTCAAGGGCACCGGCACTCCCGACTTCTTCTGCACGCCGCATCTGGTGAATGTGATGCTGCTGGCCCGCGACACCAACGGTCGCCGCATCTACAACTCCAAGGCTGATCTGGCTGCCGCGCTGAACATCAATGAGCTGCACACTGCTGAGCAGTTCGAGGGTCTGGCCCGCACCGACAAGACCGGCAAGAAGCATAACCTGCTGGGTATCTTCGTCAACCTGAGCGACTATACCGTCGGCTCTACCAAGGGCGGCGAGATCACCCGCTTCAACCAGTTCGACATCGACTTCAACCAGGAGAAGTACCTGATCGAGACTCGTCTGTCCGGCGCGCTGACCAGACTGTGGTCTGCTATCGCACTGGAAGAGCCCGTGAAGGCCTCTTCCGGCCAGACCGAGGATGCCGGTCACGACGGCATCTAAGGGAGAAAATTCAAAATGGCAAAATTTTACGGACCGGTAGGCTATGCTGAAACGGTGGAAACGGCGCCTGGTGTATATGTGGAAAAGATCACGGAGCGGATGTACTTCGGAAACTTGACCCGTAACACCAGGCGTCTTCAGTCATCGGAAACGCTCAATGACGACATCAATGTTGCGAATGAGATCAGCATAGTCGCCGATCCGTTTGCCAACC
This DNA window, taken from Dysosmobacter welbionis, encodes the following:
- a CDS encoding SH3 domain-containing protein; the encoded protein is MQNNPRKQDIIQELRGKRQDVTELCTEAEAVDEPHTGSGIVTDCLYLNVRKLPDINADVAVVIDVLAQVCVDLDASTEDFYKVRTSDGVEGFCMRKYIALSK
- a CDS encoding DUF7211 domain-containing protein: MDELCHYGIKGQKWGVRRFQNSDGSYTSEGKRRAQQEKKDPVKEMKDEDLRKAINRLSLENKYKDLTKKPTPPSKLESTKKAVDATSELVNRAKKMDQDSRKATKKERMDLSKKTDKELRDQINRELLERQYNDLFAKESVSKGRRYLSDVLDNAGTVLAVGSSALSIALAIQQLQKKAG
- a CDS encoding phage head-tail connector protein gives rise to the protein MDTTESILTSVKKLLGIDESYTHFDADLIMHINSVFSILGQMGVGPKKGFAISGADEKWSDFLEDDPGRLALVKSYMHLKVRLLFDLPTASSAVDAMNRQISEFEWRLFVAADNAAREGESQNG
- a CDS encoding DUF7253 family protein — its product is MAKFYGPVGYAETVETAPGVYVEKITERMYFGNLTRNTRRLQSSETLNDDINVANEISIVADPFANQNFHRMRYVGFMGANWKISNVEVHYPRLILTIGGVYNGETASSEDAI
- a CDS encoding DUF7211 domain-containing protein, with the protein product MDFYNKPSPALFLMHYGVKGMKWGVRRTPEELGHKPKQMVEKTTEPGIIKTTVYGHSATPKQAAPNSIADHVRDDGKVDVRSFYDEDGWKAKDIHLSNHGNPKHHSFGEHGEHIDLYEWNEDGSVKRIERRELTDDERKENEDIL
- a CDS encoding caudovirus prohead protease, with the translated sequence MEKKLKYDFSGWATRNDLVCSDGRTIRRDAFAHCDGKTVPLVWNHQHDDPTNILGHALLENREDGVYAYCTFNETAAGKAAKLIVQHGDVDSLSIYANGLKQQGGNVMHGDIKELSLVVAGANPGAFIDFVDLAHGEGAEQEVIFCANEPITLAHADEGKADDSADDGKKSADGDKKDTGDGDTVEDVINSLTEKQKTVVVALLANAMAHSDSDNDDGEEKKDDGHIEHSDKSEGGDKTMKHNVFEKPEDNQATTLSHSAQTEIIASAKLKSVGTLQGAMKLYAEQHNDTLKHGIDDIEALFPEYKDLRTGAPELITRDQGWVNVVMNKVHKSPISRIRTRNMDARGDDIRAHGYQKGKKKVPSGNMKLMKRTTDPQTIYITDSMHRDDIIDITDFDVVEYQYGVMRQTLLEEVATAILIGDGRDEADEHKISEEHVRSIWNDDDLYTIHYDVDIEAARNELQGTGTASRFGENYIYAEAIITAALYSREKFKGTGTPDFFCTPHLVNVMLLARDTNGRRIYNSKADLAAALNINELHTAEQFEGLARTDKTGKKHNLLGIFVNLSDYTVGSTKGGEITRFNQFDIDFNQEKYLIETRLSGALTRLWSAIALEEPVKASSGQTEDAGHDGI
- a CDS encoding terminase TerL endonuclease subunit, whose protein sequence is MKANPNIGKTVSYETYQLDVERAEKAPAARNDILAKRFGLPMEGYTYYFTYEETLPHRKRDYWQMACALGGDLSQGDDFCSFTFLFPLRNGSFGVKTRNYITSRTLNKLPAAMRNKYEQFMDEGSLVVLDGTVLDPMQVYEDLDEYIVACGYDVRCFGYDPYNAKEFVERWAAENGPFGIEKVIQGAKTESVPLGELKKLAEDRMLLFDEELMTYAMGNCIAMEDTNGNRKLMKKRYEQKIDAVSAMMDAYIAYKRNPEAFE
- a CDS encoding phage portal protein; the protein is MEMTVATRLKHAWNTFMNRDSYVSRMSIGPSYGYRPDRPLFSRGNERSIITSVYNRIALDVSSMTVQHVRLDGSDRFKEVIESGLNNCLTVEANVDQTGRAFMQDIVMSMLDEGCVAIIPVDTNFDPEKTGGIDIETMRTGKILEWFPQHVKVRVYNDQRGEKEDILVPKSTVGIVENPFYAVMNEPNSTMQRLIRKLNLLDAIDEQNSSGKLNLIIQLPYVIKTEARRQQAELRRQDIENQLASSKYGVAYTDGTEHVVQLNRPVENNLMSQIEYLTSMLYSQLGLTQGILDGSADDKTMQNYLTRIVEPILSAIVDEIKRKFLTKTARSQKQSILFFRDPFKLVPVDKIAEMTDKFTRNEVMTSNEIRQKIGMKPSSDPKADELRNSNLSAPAESTPASTPKEDNNQNGEET